In Candidatus Sulfurimonas marisnigri, a single genomic region encodes these proteins:
- a CDS encoding O-acetyl-ADP-ribose deacetylase has product MKNINIKIADITQEDVCAVVNAANRSLLGGGGVDGAIHRAGGEKILSECKKLRTSTYPDGLPTGDATVTTAGNLKAKYVIHTVGPIYTSCKNRCEELLSNCYINSLKIAKDLKCHSISFPAISTGIYGYPKDDAAKVAYKSVKSFLDTDDTMEVNFVFSSQSSCDIFVEAIKGI; this is encoded by the coding sequence ATGAAAAATATAAACATAAAAATAGCAGATATAACACAAGAGGATGTATGTGCGGTAGTTAATGCGGCAAACAGATCACTTCTCGGTGGAGGTGGTGTGGATGGTGCCATACATCGTGCAGGTGGAGAGAAAATTCTTAGTGAGTGTAAAAAGCTTAGAACATCTACCTATCCAGATGGTTTGCCTACCGGAGATGCTACTGTAACAACTGCAGGAAATTTGAAGGCAAAATATGTGATTCACACTGTTGGACCAATTTATACATCTTGTAAAAATCGTTGTGAAGAGCTTCTTTCAAACTGCTATATCAACTCACTCAAAATTGCTAAAGATCTGAAATGCCATAGTATTTCGTTTCCTGCTATCTCTACGGGTATTTACGGTTATCCAAAGGATGATGCAGCTAAAGTTGCCTACAAGAGCGTTAAATCTTTTTTAGATACAGATGATACAATGGAAGTAAACTTTGTATTTTCTTCACAGAGTAGTTGTGACATCTTTGTAGAAGCTATAAAAGGGATTTAA
- a CDS encoding alpha/beta hydrolase, with translation MNKYFTVALLTLFIALNLSANDREKSVCGVFQEPFLFWVWSSMTPEPDSKRISNIPFIEPSEFKTSDGKTLRGYKYISNDSKNKTSAQGYLLVAMGNTMVSDQLIGYLREFSEKNYDVYIYDYRGYANSEGNRRINAIIEDYKEITTSLNKSYDRKLLYGISLGGAIVLNVIGSGVVYDAAVVDSAPSFLSPHGCPEWIDPVANLPKDASKILVITGKKDSVLHESMTSPLREGAHDRGANTINGENYNHPFNDKTIEIHNQRMELILNHLTK, from the coding sequence ATGAATAAATATTTCACAGTGGCGCTATTAACTCTCTTTATAGCTTTAAACTTATCTGCAAACGACAGAGAAAAGTCTGTTTGCGGTGTTTTTCAAGAGCCTTTTTTGTTTTGGGTATGGAGTTCTATGACACCTGAACCAGATAGTAAAAGAATAAGCAATATACCGTTTATTGAACCGAGTGAGTTTAAGACATCAGATGGCAAAACCCTTCGTGGTTATAAGTACATATCAAATGATTCCAAGAACAAAACTTCTGCACAAGGGTACCTTTTAGTTGCCATGGGAAACACCATGGTCTCAGACCAGCTAATTGGCTACCTAAGAGAGTTCTCTGAGAAAAACTATGATGTATATATTTATGACTATAGAGGTTATGCCAACTCTGAGGGAAACAGACGAATCAACGCTATAATTGAAGACTATAAAGAGATAACTACATCTCTAAACAAATCATATGATAGAAAACTTCTTTATGGGATCTCTTTAGGTGGAGCTATTGTGCTAAACGTTATAGGCTCGGGTGTTGTATATGACGCAGCTGTCGTTGACTCAGCCCCAAGTTTTCTCTCGCCTCATGGTTGTCCAGAGTGGATTGATCCGGTGGCAAATCTTCCAAAAGATGCTAGTAAAATACTTGTGATTACTGGAAAAAAAGATAGCGTTTTGCATGAGAGCATGACTTCACCGCTGAGAGAGGGTGCACATGACAGAGGCGCTAATACAATTAATGGCGAAAACTACAATCATCCTTTTAATGATAAAACAATTGAGATTCATAATCAGCGTATGGAGCTGATTTTAAATCACCTAACTAAATAG
- a CDS encoding class I SAM-dependent methyltransferase encodes MIPFNHLGFVFKYFGSVIYPKKVLEELCIFLEPLSNKASVLDVGAGTGMMSELAYRCNSELRYVAVDPANGMLKYAEDYVEIHIATAEVLPFDDDSFDAILMGESLHHFDDPDVAMKEVVRVLKKNGKLFIYDFDKGTFMGKSLWAMEKLLGEPAHFYEVHVLKKMLEGNGFTVEVSNHSWRYTVSATL; translated from the coding sequence ATGATACCGTTTAATCATCTAGGATTTGTCTTTAAATATTTTGGCTCTGTTATATATCCAAAAAAGGTCTTAGAAGAACTCTGCATATTTTTAGAACCATTGTCTAATAAAGCATCAGTTTTAGATGTCGGAGCAGGGACAGGTATGATGAGTGAGTTAGCATATAGATGCAATAGTGAGCTGAGATATGTAGCGGTAGACCCAGCGAATGGTATGCTCAAATATGCTGAGGATTATGTAGAAATACATATAGCAACTGCAGAAGTACTCCCTTTTGATGATGATAGTTTTGATGCCATACTTATGGGAGAATCACTGCACCACTTTGATGACCCTGATGTTGCTATGAAAGAAGTTGTGCGAGTTTTGAAGAAAAATGGAAAACTATTTATTTATGATTTTGATAAGGGAACATTTATGGGCAAGAGCCTCTGGGCTATGGAAAAACTATTGGGTGAGCCTGCTCATTTTTATGAAGTACATGTACTAAAAAAGATGCTAGAAGGGAATGGTTTTACCGTTGAAGTAAGCAATCATAGTTGGCGTTATACTGTGAGTGCCACTTTATAA
- a CDS encoding endonuclease/exonuclease/phosphatase family protein produces the protein MLKPTKTVKSLKHQDKSLRESFTVLCWNVAKLTLKSEYQDYLNSIVQKYKVDVLLLQEVKKQIANELDISDFSYVLSPNIQTKKHVFGVLSAFKISCENEVSLLTQKRELAYATHKVTLITKHKISHDKEILIVNLHAINFANNSDFYNELESIKLIIKSHTGAMIVAGDFNTWNVKRIQYLKEFTQSLSLKEVKFSDRTNLKKVFTNCLDYIFYRDLELTYSKVIDSKKISDHNPIIATFEF, from the coding sequence ATGCTTAAGCCGACTAAAACTGTAAAATCTTTAAAACACCAAGATAAAAGTTTGAGAGAAAGTTTTACTGTTTTATGTTGGAATGTGGCGAAACTAACACTTAAAAGTGAATATCAGGACTACTTAAACTCAATTGTTCAAAAATATAAAGTAGATGTTTTACTACTTCAAGAGGTAAAAAAACAGATAGCAAATGAGTTGGATATATCTGATTTTTCTTATGTTTTATCTCCAAATATTCAAACTAAAAAACACGTATTTGGAGTATTGAGTGCATTTAAAATTTCTTGTGAGAATGAAGTGTCGCTTCTTACTCAAAAACGGGAACTTGCATACGCAACTCATAAAGTGACATTAATAACTAAACATAAAATATCTCACGACAAAGAGATATTGATAGTAAACTTACATGCAATAAATTTTGCAAATAATAGTGACTTTTACAATGAGTTAGAGAGTATAAAGTTAATAATTAAATCTCATACAGGAGCCATGATAGTTGCGGGTGACTTTAACACTTGGAATGTAAAAAGGATTCAATATCTAAAAGAGTTCACGCAATCATTGTCGCTTAAAGAAGTAAAATTTAGCGATAGAACAAATCTAAAAAAAGTTTTTACAAATTGCTTAGATTATATTTTTTACAGAGACTTAGAATTAACATACTCAAAAGTGATTGACAGCAAAAAAATCTCAGACCATAATCCTATAATTGCGACATTTGAGTTTTGA
- a CDS encoding YtoQ family protein: MYTVYLAGEIHSNWREEIIIGCKGCDIKFLTPEHDHQSSDDIGKNVVGEQDSSFYNDHVSAKINSMRNHTYIKQSDIVVVRFGEKYKQFNAAFDAGYANALDKKLIVIHPQEFIHALKEIDAAASAVVNSPSQVVDILKHLVR; the protein is encoded by the coding sequence ATGTACACAGTATATCTTGCAGGAGAAATCCATTCTAACTGGAGAGAAGAAATTATAATAGGTTGCAAGGGTTGTGATATTAAATTTCTTACACCTGAGCACGACCATCAAAGTAGTGATGATATAGGTAAAAATGTAGTAGGAGAACAAGATAGTAGTTTCTACAATGACCATGTTAGTGCAAAAATAAACTCTATGAGAAATCACACCTACATCAAACAATCAGATATAGTAGTTGTAAGGTTTGGTGAAAAGTATAAGCAATTCAATGCTGCCTTTGATGCTGGATACGCAAATGCACTAGACAAAAAGTTAATAGTTATTCATCCCCAAGAATTTATACATGCACTCAAAGAAATTGACGCAGCAGCATCAGCAGTTGTAAACTCTCCATCTCAAGTTGTTGATATACTTAAACATTTAGTGAGATAA
- a CDS encoding acylphosphatase — MKNYKFIINGRVQGVFYRKSTYEKSIKENFSGYVKNLPNGSVEACVTCNENDINRFIEILKKGSTKSIVKNIERHPCDETFSGDFEIRY; from the coding sequence ATGAAAAATTATAAATTTATTATAAATGGAAGAGTACAAGGTGTTTTTTACAGAAAAAGTACTTATGAAAAATCCATCAAAGAAAACTTTAGCGGATATGTTAAAAACCTGCCAAACGGATCTGTTGAAGCCTGCGTTACATGTAATGAAAATGATATAAATAGATTTATCGAGATACTCAAAAAAGGCTCGACCAAAAGTATCGTAAAAAATATAGAGAGACACCCATGTGATGAGACATTTAGCGGTGATTTTGAAATAAGATATTAA
- a CDS encoding VOC family protein — MEITLNHTIIPAYDNVKSAKFYERIFGFEFLKVWYDFAVVRVNSTLTLDFSTKEHFSKMHYAFKVTDEQFDEIFERIKEDKIVYGSGPYKLDNGETNDNYGGRGVYFKDENGHILEIITKDYIID; from the coding sequence ATGGAAATCACACTCAATCATACAATTATTCCAGCGTATGACAATGTAAAATCGGCTAAGTTTTATGAGAGGATTTTCGGCTTTGAGTTTTTAAAAGTCTGGTATGACTTTGCGGTTGTAAGAGTTAACTCAACTCTGACACTGGACTTTAGCACAAAAGAGCACTTCTCAAAAATGCACTACGCTTTTAAAGTAACAGATGAGCAGTTCGATGAGATATTTGAACGTATAAAAGAGGATAAAATAGTTTACGGTAGCGGTCCATATAAGTTAGATAATGGCGAGACAAACGACAACTATGGCGGTCGCGGAGTATACTTTAAAGATGAAAATGGTCATATACTCGAAATAATAACCAAAGACTATATTATAGATTAG
- the dgt gene encoding dGTPase, producing the protein MIDYSKKLTVDREFYPIDNLDYSIESDRGRILSAPAFRRLQKRTQVFALELNASIRTRLTHSLEVAQTARFIAKTIFSKLTEEELKTYCLDGLKDAFVSTAEMTSLLHDIGNPPFGHFAEKTINKWIKENALPILESFSSSYDESKKLKGMIAKDICNYDGNAQAIRVITKLQKLNLSYTQTLAVLKYTRGAFEDRPKKGEPFDYLMKKPGFYYSEKDLIEQIQKKLDVEHGHRFPITYIMEAADDISYLTADLEDSVEKGILSLDEVYNLIKAECEEEGENYLLDVIEDRYQKAKNDDEPFQFNMFFTLVRAKLVTSLVSHVVDIYIDNHEAIFKGKFNSALLEYDKHSKYYKAIEILQNISEKHIYKNAHVQKLELQGYAIINGLLNIYKPLLGLSSEDFEKLMRDEEIECFIAMRLIKRIASKHVVAYSNDVKKLDKEDVESFKILEWYYRVRLIIDYISGMTDDFALHEYQVLLAIK; encoded by the coding sequence ATGATTGATTATAGTAAAAAGTTGACAGTAGATAGAGAGTTTTACCCCATTGATAATCTTGACTACTCTATAGAGAGTGACAGAGGTCGAATACTCTCTGCACCTGCATTTAGAAGACTCCAAAAACGTACGCAAGTTTTTGCATTAGAACTAAACGCATCTATTCGCACAAGACTTACGCACTCTCTTGAAGTGGCACAGACTGCCCGTTTCATTGCTAAAACTATTTTCTCAAAGCTCACAGAAGAAGAACTTAAGACATATTGCTTGGACGGTCTTAAAGATGCGTTTGTATCTACTGCAGAGATGACAAGTTTACTTCACGACATTGGTAACCCACCGTTTGGACATTTTGCAGAAAAAACTATCAACAAATGGATAAAAGAAAATGCTCTGCCAATACTTGAAAGCTTTTCTTCAAGTTATGATGAAAGTAAAAAACTCAAAGGGATGATTGCTAAAGATATTTGCAACTATGACGGAAACGCACAAGCCATAAGAGTAATCACAAAACTGCAAAAACTAAACCTCTCCTACACTCAAACTCTAGCAGTACTAAAATATACAAGAGGTGCATTTGAAGATAGACCAAAAAAGGGAGAACCTTTTGATTATCTTATGAAAAAACCGGGGTTTTACTACAGTGAAAAAGATTTAATAGAGCAGATTCAAAAAAAACTAGATGTAGAACATGGACATAGATTCCCAATAACTTACATCATGGAAGCAGCTGATGACATTTCCTACCTTACAGCAGACTTGGAAGACTCTGTTGAAAAAGGGATACTTAGTTTGGATGAGGTTTATAACCTCATAAAAGCAGAGTGTGAAGAAGAGGGAGAAAACTATCTACTAGATGTTATAGAAGATAGATACCAAAAGGCAAAAAATGACGATGAACCTTTCCAGTTCAACATGTTTTTTACTCTAGTAAGAGCAAAACTAGTGACCTCTTTAGTGTCTCATGTCGTAGATATTTATATTGACAACCACGAAGCCATTTTTAAGGGCAAGTTTAATAGTGCATTACTTGAGTATGATAAACATAGTAAGTACTACAAAGCTATTGAGATTTTACAAAATATATCTGAAAAACATATTTACAAAAATGCACATGTCCAAAAACTGGAACTTCAAGGCTACGCAATTATAAATGGACTGCTAAATATTTATAAACCTCTTTTAGGGCTGAGCTCAGAAGATTTTGAGAAGTTAATGCGTGATGAGGAGATAGAGTGCTTTATTGCCATGAGACTTATAAAAAGGATAGCATCAAAGCATGTTGTAGCGTACTCAAATGATGTTAAAAAGCTTGATAAAGAGGATGTAGAGTCATTTAAAATTCTTGAATGGTACTACAGAGTACGACTAATCATAGACTACATCAGCGGCATGACAGATGATTTTGCTTTACATGAGTACCAAGTTTTGCTGGCTATTAAATAA
- a CDS encoding SdiA-regulated domain-containing protein gives MKMIITLILSLGIFTQIIAKEKVIAKIPEASGICFYTLSKTLFVVNDEGSIYELSKKGKIKREHYLGRFDLEGIACDNEKKLLYLCVEGDDSVLVVDAKSFNIIKEVPIKRKFNGIKVLKKDKKHGLEAIELIDDVLYLSNQSYNIYPKEDSSIVFTIDTLENKKAKITKIFNHGYVDIAALSYYQNILYMISDNDNLLIAYDPINEKTIKTYKLPKSSQEGLCFDDDGKMYIADDRGKIIKMDRVF, from the coding sequence ATGAAAATGATAATAACCTTAATCCTATCGTTGGGTATATTTACTCAAATCATTGCTAAAGAAAAAGTTATTGCTAAAATACCAGAGGCATCGGGCATCTGTTTTTACACTCTATCAAAAACTCTTTTTGTTGTGAATGATGAGGGGAGCATATATGAACTCTCCAAAAAAGGAAAAATAAAAAGAGAACATTATCTTGGACGTTTTGATTTAGAAGGCATTGCATGTGACAATGAAAAAAAACTTTTATATCTCTGTGTTGAAGGTGATGATTCTGTTTTAGTTGTTGATGCAAAAAGTTTCAATATTATAAAAGAGGTTCCTATAAAAAGAAAATTTAATGGCATAAAAGTTCTGAAAAAAGATAAGAAGCATGGATTAGAAGCGATTGAGCTTATAGATGATGTTTTATATCTATCTAACCAGTCATACAATATCTACCCCAAAGAGGACTCTTCAATCGTTTTCACAATAGATACACTTGAAAATAAGAAGGCGAAAATAACAAAAATTTTCAATCATGGTTATGTAGATATCGCTGCACTTAGTTACTATCAAAATATTTTATACATGATTAGTGACAACGATAACCTTTTGATAGCATATGACCCAATAAATGAGAAAACAATAAAAACCTACAAACTACCTAAGTCTAGTCAGGAAGGATTATGTTTTGACGATGATGGTAAAATGTATATTGCTGATGACCGTGGAAAAATAATAAAGATGGATAGAGTATTTTAG